The following are from one region of the Etheostoma spectabile isolate EspeVRDwgs_2016 chromosome 2, UIUC_Espe_1.0, whole genome shotgun sequence genome:
- the gab1 gene encoding GRB2-associated-binding protein 1 isoform X7, which yields MNKWVRCICDICGFNPTDDEAAKAAHQSAIGGLVVDTPPHPALGHIAGPPAVLSSVPPPYQPVRVRHLDSQSSSDEPQDYLWLVNCESKKPEPNSSVQLHSPLEGDQEYLLLEECESKTLPPQASLAHAECSKSTSSETDLNDNVPSHRTPTSAGSAKHTSHNGFFPQYPAPASASSIYDSPPSHGASISTDGGLYHLPRSYSQDTVLLPKSASSPPAHPDSGDGSELYVFNTPSRKPSMESQMRNLSISYDIPPTPGANCTYQVPRTLSVSTGVGGSEGGGDVVPPPRPPKPLLSSTSGPPPPPAERSPTDTYCVPRSASETDGNYCVPTSAGNKALRSNTIGTGDCSRLRKDFGSQDCYDIPRSFPSEKSCSFDFNESFNSYFKNKGMMPVGSQSTEEVDQNYVPMSANSPSHHHSGSLSEPMHEPDYVPMTPSTMEFSSLGKQVPPPAHMGFRSSPKTPPRRPMLSECQPPPVDRNLKPDRKGQSPKIIRAKGVGLERTDSQTVGEFPRGRRKGRPAPLEIKPLPEWEEPCTPVRSPVTRSFARDLSRFPMPTRPPSVHSTASSTDSEDWDENYVPMVSNMSTDEPNMKLGAPMTADGGSSPMVKPKGDKQVEYLDLDLDPGKSTPPRKIKSNGTGMAVSDERVDYVVVDQQRTQALKSTREAWNDGRQSTETDTLSKGPK from the exons ATGAATAAGTGGGTTCGCTGCATCTGCGACATCTGTGGTTTTAACCCCACTGATGACG AGGCAGCAAAAGCTGCTCACCAGTCAGCCATCGGGGGCCTGGTAGTGGACACCCCACCACACCCAGCACTGGGTCATATTGCCGGTCCACCAGCAGTGCTGTCCAGTGTGCCCCCACCATACCAGCCGGTCAGAGTGCGTCACCTGGACTCTCAGTCCAGTTCAGATGAGCCCCAGGATTACCTATGGCTGGTCAACTGTGAGAGCAAAAAGCCTGAACCCAACAG CTCAGTGCAGCTTCACTCTCCACTGGAGGGAGACCAGGAGTATTTGCTTCTGGAGGAGTGTGAGAGCAAGACTCTTCCTCCCCAGGCTAGTCT AGCCCATGCTGAGTGTTCCAAGTCTACCTCGTCAGAGACAGACCTGAATGACAACGTCCCCTCTCACCGCACGCCCACATCCGCCGGCTCAGCTAAACACACCTCACACAACGGATTCTTCCCACAGTACCCAGCGCCTGCCTCCGCCTCTTCCATCTATGACTCGCCTCCATCACACGGCGCCTCCATCTCAACTGATGGCGGCCTTTACCACCTCCCTCGAAGCTACTCCCAGGACACTGTGCTGCTCCCAAAGTCAGCCTCTTCCCCTCCAGCCCATCCAGACAGCGGGGATGGCTCTGAGCTCTATGTCTTCAACACACCGTCACGGAAGCCCTCAATGGAGTCACAGATGCGTAACCTTTCCATCAGTTATGACATCCCACCTACACCTGGCGCAAACTGTACCTACCAGGTTCCCCGCACTTTGTCAGTGTCGACAGGGGTAGGAGGCTCAGAGGGTGGGGGAGATGTAGTACCCCCTCCCAGACCACCCAAGCCTTTGCTCAGTTCCACCTCAGGACCTCCACCACCCCCTGCTGAGCGCTCACCTACGGACACCTATTGTGTGCCTCGCTCAGCATCAGAGACGGATGGAAACTACTGTGTGCCTACTAGTGCTGGGAATAAGGCTTTACGCAGCAACACTATTGGCACTGGGGACTGTTCACGCCTCCGCAAAG atTTCGGATCCCAGGACTGCTATGACATTCCTAGATCATTCCCCTCTGAAAAAAGCTGCTCATTTGACTTCAATGAAAGCTTCAACAGCTACTTT aaaaacaaaggaaTGATGCCAGTGGGCAGCCAGTCCACAGAAGAGGTAGACCAGAACTATGTACCCATGAGTGCCAACTCCCCGTCACACCATCACTCAGGCAGTTTGTCGGAGCCGATGCACGAACCAGACTATGTGCCCATGACCCCAAGCACCATGGAGTTCTCCTCCCTGGGAAAGCAGGTCCCCCCACCCGCCCACATGGGCTTCCGCTCCAGTCCCAAGACCCCTCCTCGCAGGCCAATGCTCAGTGAATGCCAGCCCCCACCTGTAGACCGAAATCTTAAACCTGACCGCAAAG GTCAGAGTCCTAAAATAATAAGAGCAAAAGGTGTTGGTTTAGAGCGAACCGACTCTCAAACCGTAGGTGAATTCCCGAGGGGACGACGCAAGG GAAGACCCGCTCCACTGGAGATAAAACCATTGCCGGAATGGGAGGAGCCCTGTACGCCTGTACGCTCGCCTGTCACACGGTCATTCGCTCGGGA TCTCTCTAGGTTTCCAATGCCCACGAGACCCCCGTCAGTGCATAGTACGGCCTCCAGCACTGACTCTGAGGACTGGGATGAGAATTATGTACCCATGGTCTCTAATATGTCCACAGATGAACCA AACATGAAGCTTGGTGCCCCCATGACTGCTGATGGTGGGAGCAGCCCTATGGTGAAGCCAAAGGGAGACAAACAGGTGGAGTACCTGGATTTGGATCTTGACCCTGGAAAGTCTACCCCACCTAGGAAG ATAAAAAGCAATGGGACTGGAATGGCAGTGTCAGATGAGCGTGTTGACTATGTGGTTGTGGACCAGCAACGGACACAGGCCCTTAAGAGCACCCGGGAGGCCTGGAACGACGGCCGCCAatccacagagacagacacccTTTCCAAAGGACCCAAGTGA
- the gab1 gene encoding GRB2-associated-binding protein 1 isoform X4, whose amino-acid sequence MSGGDVVCSGWLRKSPPEKKLRRYAWKKRWFVLRSGRLTGDPDVLEYYKNDHAKKPIRVIDLNLCEQVDAGLTFNKKDLEHSFIFDIKTIDRVFYLVADTEEEMNKWVRCICDICGFNPTDDEAAKAAHQSAIGGLVVDTPPHPALGHIAGPPAVLSSVPPPYQPVRVRHLDSQSSSDEPQDYLWLVNCESKKPEPNSSVQLHSPLEGDQEYLLLEECESKTLPPQASLAHAECSKSTSSETDLNDNVPSHRTPTSAGSAKHTSHNGFFPQYPAPASASSIYDSPPSHGASISTDGGLYHLPRSYSQDTVLLPKSASSPPAHPDSGDGSELYVFNTPSRKPSMESQMRNLSISYDIPPTPGANCTYQVPRTLSVSTGVGGSEGGGDVVPPPRPPKPLLSSTSGPPPPPAERSPTDTYCVPRSASETDGNYCVPTSAGNKALRSNTIGTGDCSRLRKDFGSQDCYDIPRSFPSEKSCSFDFNESFNSYFKNKGMMPVGSQSTEEVDQNYVPMSANSPSHHHSGSLSEPMHEPDYVPMTPSTMEFSSLGKQVPPPAHMGFRSSPKTPPRRPMLSECQPPPVDRNLKPDRKGRPAPLEIKPLPEWEEPCTPVRSPVTRSFARDLSRFPMPTRPPSVHSTASSTDSEDWDENYVPMVSNMSTDEPNMKLGAPMTADGGSSPMVKPKGDKQVEYLDLDLDPGKSTPPRKIKSNGTGMAVSDERVDYVVVDQQRTQALKSTREAWNDGRQSTETDTLSKGPK is encoded by the exons GCATGGAAGAAGCGGTGGTTTGTTCTTCGCAGTGGGCGTCTGACAGGCGACCCAGACGTGTTGGAGTACTACAAGAATGACCACGCTAAGAAGCCCATCCGTGTGATTGATCTCAACTTGTGTGAGCAG GTGGACGCTGGGCTGACGTTCAACAAGAAGGACTTGGAGCACAGCTTCATATTCGACATCAAAACCATTGACCGTGTCTTCTACCTGGTGGCTGACACAGAAGAAGAGATGAATAAGTGGGTTCGCTGCATCTGCGACATCTGTGGTTTTAACCCCACTGATGACG AGGCAGCAAAAGCTGCTCACCAGTCAGCCATCGGGGGCCTGGTAGTGGACACCCCACCACACCCAGCACTGGGTCATATTGCCGGTCCACCAGCAGTGCTGTCCAGTGTGCCCCCACCATACCAGCCGGTCAGAGTGCGTCACCTGGACTCTCAGTCCAGTTCAGATGAGCCCCAGGATTACCTATGGCTGGTCAACTGTGAGAGCAAAAAGCCTGAACCCAACAG CTCAGTGCAGCTTCACTCTCCACTGGAGGGAGACCAGGAGTATTTGCTTCTGGAGGAGTGTGAGAGCAAGACTCTTCCTCCCCAGGCTAGTCT AGCCCATGCTGAGTGTTCCAAGTCTACCTCGTCAGAGACAGACCTGAATGACAACGTCCCCTCTCACCGCACGCCCACATCCGCCGGCTCAGCTAAACACACCTCACACAACGGATTCTTCCCACAGTACCCAGCGCCTGCCTCCGCCTCTTCCATCTATGACTCGCCTCCATCACACGGCGCCTCCATCTCAACTGATGGCGGCCTTTACCACCTCCCTCGAAGCTACTCCCAGGACACTGTGCTGCTCCCAAAGTCAGCCTCTTCCCCTCCAGCCCATCCAGACAGCGGGGATGGCTCTGAGCTCTATGTCTTCAACACACCGTCACGGAAGCCCTCAATGGAGTCACAGATGCGTAACCTTTCCATCAGTTATGACATCCCACCTACACCTGGCGCAAACTGTACCTACCAGGTTCCCCGCACTTTGTCAGTGTCGACAGGGGTAGGAGGCTCAGAGGGTGGGGGAGATGTAGTACCCCCTCCCAGACCACCCAAGCCTTTGCTCAGTTCCACCTCAGGACCTCCACCACCCCCTGCTGAGCGCTCACCTACGGACACCTATTGTGTGCCTCGCTCAGCATCAGAGACGGATGGAAACTACTGTGTGCCTACTAGTGCTGGGAATAAGGCTTTACGCAGCAACACTATTGGCACTGGGGACTGTTCACGCCTCCGCAAAG atTTCGGATCCCAGGACTGCTATGACATTCCTAGATCATTCCCCTCTGAAAAAAGCTGCTCATTTGACTTCAATGAAAGCTTCAACAGCTACTTT aaaaacaaaggaaTGATGCCAGTGGGCAGCCAGTCCACAGAAGAGGTAGACCAGAACTATGTACCCATGAGTGCCAACTCCCCGTCACACCATCACTCAGGCAGTTTGTCGGAGCCGATGCACGAACCAGACTATGTGCCCATGACCCCAAGCACCATGGAGTTCTCCTCCCTGGGAAAGCAGGTCCCCCCACCCGCCCACATGGGCTTCCGCTCCAGTCCCAAGACCCCTCCTCGCAGGCCAATGCTCAGTGAATGCCAGCCCCCACCTGTAGACCGAAATCTTAAACCTGACCGCAAAG GAAGACCCGCTCCACTGGAGATAAAACCATTGCCGGAATGGGAGGAGCCCTGTACGCCTGTACGCTCGCCTGTCACACGGTCATTCGCTCGGGA TCTCTCTAGGTTTCCAATGCCCACGAGACCCCCGTCAGTGCATAGTACGGCCTCCAGCACTGACTCTGAGGACTGGGATGAGAATTATGTACCCATGGTCTCTAATATGTCCACAGATGAACCA AACATGAAGCTTGGTGCCCCCATGACTGCTGATGGTGGGAGCAGCCCTATGGTGAAGCCAAAGGGAGACAAACAGGTGGAGTACCTGGATTTGGATCTTGACCCTGGAAAGTCTACCCCACCTAGGAAG ATAAAAAGCAATGGGACTGGAATGGCAGTGTCAGATGAGCGTGTTGACTATGTGGTTGTGGACCAGCAACGGACACAGGCCCTTAAGAGCACCCGGGAGGCCTGGAACGACGGCCGCCAatccacagagacagacacccTTTCCAAAGGACCCAAGTGA
- the gab1 gene encoding GRB2-associated-binding protein 1 isoform X5 yields MSGGDVVCSGWLRKSPPEKKLRRYAWKKRWFVLRSGRLTGDPDVLEYYKNDHAKKPIRVIDLNLCEQVDAGLTFNKKDLEHSFIFDIKTIDRVFYLVADTEEEMNKWVRCICDICGFNPTDDEAAKAAHQSAIGGLVVDTPPHPALGHIAGPPAVLSSVPPPYQPVRVRHLDSQSSSDEPQDYLWLVNCESKKPEPNSSVQLHSPLEGDQEYLLLEECESKTLPPQASLAHAECSKSTSSETDLNDNVPSHRTPTSAGSAKHTSHNGFFPQYPAPASASSIYDSPPSHGASISTDGGLYHLPRSYSQDTVLLPKSASSPPAHPDSGDGSELYVFNTPSRKPSMESQMRNLSISYDIPPTPGANCTYQVPRTLSVSTGVGGSEGGGDVVPPPRPPKPLLSSTSGPPPPPAERSPTDTYCVPRSASETDGNYCVPTSAGNKALRSNTIGTGDCSRLRKDFGSQDCYDIPRSFPSEKSCSFDFNESFNSYFKNKGMMPVGSQSTEEVDQNYVPMSANSPSHHHSGSLSEPMHEPDYVPMTPSTMEFSSLGKQVPPPAHMGFRSSPKTPPRRPMLSECQPPPVDRNLKPDRKGRPAPLEIKPLPEWEEPCTPVRSPVTRSFAREEESFYCTVPITPVKREVEELDTVEENMKLGAPMTADGGSSPMVKPKGDKQVEYLDLDLDPGKSTPPRKIKSNGTGMAVSDERVDYVVVDQQRTQALKSTREAWNDGRQSTETDTLSKGPK; encoded by the exons GCATGGAAGAAGCGGTGGTTTGTTCTTCGCAGTGGGCGTCTGACAGGCGACCCAGACGTGTTGGAGTACTACAAGAATGACCACGCTAAGAAGCCCATCCGTGTGATTGATCTCAACTTGTGTGAGCAG GTGGACGCTGGGCTGACGTTCAACAAGAAGGACTTGGAGCACAGCTTCATATTCGACATCAAAACCATTGACCGTGTCTTCTACCTGGTGGCTGACACAGAAGAAGAGATGAATAAGTGGGTTCGCTGCATCTGCGACATCTGTGGTTTTAACCCCACTGATGACG AGGCAGCAAAAGCTGCTCACCAGTCAGCCATCGGGGGCCTGGTAGTGGACACCCCACCACACCCAGCACTGGGTCATATTGCCGGTCCACCAGCAGTGCTGTCCAGTGTGCCCCCACCATACCAGCCGGTCAGAGTGCGTCACCTGGACTCTCAGTCCAGTTCAGATGAGCCCCAGGATTACCTATGGCTGGTCAACTGTGAGAGCAAAAAGCCTGAACCCAACAG CTCAGTGCAGCTTCACTCTCCACTGGAGGGAGACCAGGAGTATTTGCTTCTGGAGGAGTGTGAGAGCAAGACTCTTCCTCCCCAGGCTAGTCT AGCCCATGCTGAGTGTTCCAAGTCTACCTCGTCAGAGACAGACCTGAATGACAACGTCCCCTCTCACCGCACGCCCACATCCGCCGGCTCAGCTAAACACACCTCACACAACGGATTCTTCCCACAGTACCCAGCGCCTGCCTCCGCCTCTTCCATCTATGACTCGCCTCCATCACACGGCGCCTCCATCTCAACTGATGGCGGCCTTTACCACCTCCCTCGAAGCTACTCCCAGGACACTGTGCTGCTCCCAAAGTCAGCCTCTTCCCCTCCAGCCCATCCAGACAGCGGGGATGGCTCTGAGCTCTATGTCTTCAACACACCGTCACGGAAGCCCTCAATGGAGTCACAGATGCGTAACCTTTCCATCAGTTATGACATCCCACCTACACCTGGCGCAAACTGTACCTACCAGGTTCCCCGCACTTTGTCAGTGTCGACAGGGGTAGGAGGCTCAGAGGGTGGGGGAGATGTAGTACCCCCTCCCAGACCACCCAAGCCTTTGCTCAGTTCCACCTCAGGACCTCCACCACCCCCTGCTGAGCGCTCACCTACGGACACCTATTGTGTGCCTCGCTCAGCATCAGAGACGGATGGAAACTACTGTGTGCCTACTAGTGCTGGGAATAAGGCTTTACGCAGCAACACTATTGGCACTGGGGACTGTTCACGCCTCCGCAAAG atTTCGGATCCCAGGACTGCTATGACATTCCTAGATCATTCCCCTCTGAAAAAAGCTGCTCATTTGACTTCAATGAAAGCTTCAACAGCTACTTT aaaaacaaaggaaTGATGCCAGTGGGCAGCCAGTCCACAGAAGAGGTAGACCAGAACTATGTACCCATGAGTGCCAACTCCCCGTCACACCATCACTCAGGCAGTTTGTCGGAGCCGATGCACGAACCAGACTATGTGCCCATGACCCCAAGCACCATGGAGTTCTCCTCCCTGGGAAAGCAGGTCCCCCCACCCGCCCACATGGGCTTCCGCTCCAGTCCCAAGACCCCTCCTCGCAGGCCAATGCTCAGTGAATGCCAGCCCCCACCTGTAGACCGAAATCTTAAACCTGACCGCAAAG GAAGACCCGCTCCACTGGAGATAAAACCATTGCCGGAATGGGAGGAGCCCTGTACGCCTGTACGCTCGCCTGTCACACGGTCATTCGCTCGGGA AGAGGAGTCCTTCTACTGCACAGTCCCCATCACCCCTGTTAAGAGGGAGGTGGAGGAACTTGACACCGTAGAGGAG AACATGAAGCTTGGTGCCCCCATGACTGCTGATGGTGGGAGCAGCCCTATGGTGAAGCCAAAGGGAGACAAACAGGTGGAGTACCTGGATTTGGATCTTGACCCTGGAAAGTCTACCCCACCTAGGAAG ATAAAAAGCAATGGGACTGGAATGGCAGTGTCAGATGAGCGTGTTGACTATGTGGTTGTGGACCAGCAACGGACACAGGCCCTTAAGAGCACCCGGGAGGCCTGGAACGACGGCCGCCAatccacagagacagacacccTTTCCAAAGGACCCAAGTGA
- the gab1 gene encoding GRB2-associated-binding protein 1 isoform X3 yields the protein MSGGDVVCSGWLRKSPPEKKLRRYAWKKRWFVLRSGRLTGDPDVLEYYKNDHAKKPIRVIDLNLCEQVDAGLTFNKKDLEHSFIFDIKTIDRVFYLVADTEEEMNKWVRCICDICGFNPTDDEAAKAAHQSAIGGLVVDTPPHPALGHIAGPPAVLSSVPPPYQPVRVRHLDSQSSSDEPQDYLWLVNCESKKPEPNRAHAECSKSTSSETDLNDNVPSHRTPTSAGSAKHTSHNGFFPQYPAPASASSIYDSPPSHGASISTDGGLYHLPRSYSQDTVLLPKSASSPPAHPDSGDGSELYVFNTPSRKPSMESQMRNLSISYDIPPTPGANCTYQVPRTLSVSTGVGGSEGGGDVVPPPRPPKPLLSSTSGPPPPPAERSPTDTYCVPRSASETDGNYCVPTSAGNKALRSNTIGTGDCSRLRKDFGSQDCYDIPRSFPSEKSCSFDFNESFNSYFKNKGMMPVGSQSTEEVDQNYVPMSANSPSHHHSGSLSEPMHEPDYVPMTPSTMEFSSLGKQVPPPAHMGFRSSPKTPPRRPMLSECQPPPVDRNLKPDRKGQSPKIIRAKGVGLERTDSQTVGEFPRGRRKGRPAPLEIKPLPEWEEPCTPVRSPVTRSFARDLSRFPMPTRPPSVHSTASSTDSEDWDENYVPMVSNMSTDEPNMKLGAPMTADGGSSPMVKPKGDKQVEYLDLDLDPGKSTPPRKIKSNGTGMAVSDERVDYVVVDQQRTQALKSTREAWNDGRQSTETDTLSKGPK from the exons GCATGGAAGAAGCGGTGGTTTGTTCTTCGCAGTGGGCGTCTGACAGGCGACCCAGACGTGTTGGAGTACTACAAGAATGACCACGCTAAGAAGCCCATCCGTGTGATTGATCTCAACTTGTGTGAGCAG GTGGACGCTGGGCTGACGTTCAACAAGAAGGACTTGGAGCACAGCTTCATATTCGACATCAAAACCATTGACCGTGTCTTCTACCTGGTGGCTGACACAGAAGAAGAGATGAATAAGTGGGTTCGCTGCATCTGCGACATCTGTGGTTTTAACCCCACTGATGACG AGGCAGCAAAAGCTGCTCACCAGTCAGCCATCGGGGGCCTGGTAGTGGACACCCCACCACACCCAGCACTGGGTCATATTGCCGGTCCACCAGCAGTGCTGTCCAGTGTGCCCCCACCATACCAGCCGGTCAGAGTGCGTCACCTGGACTCTCAGTCCAGTTCAGATGAGCCCCAGGATTACCTATGGCTGGTCAACTGTGAGAGCAAAAAGCCTGAACCCAACAG AGCCCATGCTGAGTGTTCCAAGTCTACCTCGTCAGAGACAGACCTGAATGACAACGTCCCCTCTCACCGCACGCCCACATCCGCCGGCTCAGCTAAACACACCTCACACAACGGATTCTTCCCACAGTACCCAGCGCCTGCCTCCGCCTCTTCCATCTATGACTCGCCTCCATCACACGGCGCCTCCATCTCAACTGATGGCGGCCTTTACCACCTCCCTCGAAGCTACTCCCAGGACACTGTGCTGCTCCCAAAGTCAGCCTCTTCCCCTCCAGCCCATCCAGACAGCGGGGATGGCTCTGAGCTCTATGTCTTCAACACACCGTCACGGAAGCCCTCAATGGAGTCACAGATGCGTAACCTTTCCATCAGTTATGACATCCCACCTACACCTGGCGCAAACTGTACCTACCAGGTTCCCCGCACTTTGTCAGTGTCGACAGGGGTAGGAGGCTCAGAGGGTGGGGGAGATGTAGTACCCCCTCCCAGACCACCCAAGCCTTTGCTCAGTTCCACCTCAGGACCTCCACCACCCCCTGCTGAGCGCTCACCTACGGACACCTATTGTGTGCCTCGCTCAGCATCAGAGACGGATGGAAACTACTGTGTGCCTACTAGTGCTGGGAATAAGGCTTTACGCAGCAACACTATTGGCACTGGGGACTGTTCACGCCTCCGCAAAG atTTCGGATCCCAGGACTGCTATGACATTCCTAGATCATTCCCCTCTGAAAAAAGCTGCTCATTTGACTTCAATGAAAGCTTCAACAGCTACTTT aaaaacaaaggaaTGATGCCAGTGGGCAGCCAGTCCACAGAAGAGGTAGACCAGAACTATGTACCCATGAGTGCCAACTCCCCGTCACACCATCACTCAGGCAGTTTGTCGGAGCCGATGCACGAACCAGACTATGTGCCCATGACCCCAAGCACCATGGAGTTCTCCTCCCTGGGAAAGCAGGTCCCCCCACCCGCCCACATGGGCTTCCGCTCCAGTCCCAAGACCCCTCCTCGCAGGCCAATGCTCAGTGAATGCCAGCCCCCACCTGTAGACCGAAATCTTAAACCTGACCGCAAAG GTCAGAGTCCTAAAATAATAAGAGCAAAAGGTGTTGGTTTAGAGCGAACCGACTCTCAAACCGTAGGTGAATTCCCGAGGGGACGACGCAAGG GAAGACCCGCTCCACTGGAGATAAAACCATTGCCGGAATGGGAGGAGCCCTGTACGCCTGTACGCTCGCCTGTCACACGGTCATTCGCTCGGGA TCTCTCTAGGTTTCCAATGCCCACGAGACCCCCGTCAGTGCATAGTACGGCCTCCAGCACTGACTCTGAGGACTGGGATGAGAATTATGTACCCATGGTCTCTAATATGTCCACAGATGAACCA AACATGAAGCTTGGTGCCCCCATGACTGCTGATGGTGGGAGCAGCCCTATGGTGAAGCCAAAGGGAGACAAACAGGTGGAGTACCTGGATTTGGATCTTGACCCTGGAAAGTCTACCCCACCTAGGAAG ATAAAAAGCAATGGGACTGGAATGGCAGTGTCAGATGAGCGTGTTGACTATGTGGTTGTGGACCAGCAACGGACACAGGCCCTTAAGAGCACCCGGGAGGCCTGGAACGACGGCCGCCAatccacagagacagacacccTTTCCAAAGGACCCAAGTGA